AAAAAGCTCagagaagttttcttcttttatctaAAAGTGACTACAAACAGCCAAGAGACTGTGAATGAGCCAGTCcaagcagccagcacagcctctGGCTCAAcgtattttttgctttgtctttggCCGAGCTTTGCTTTAACATTTCTCTAGCTGACTTTTGATGGAAGGACGGGGTGGTAAAAATCCCTTAACTTTAATTTAGCTTCTACTTTTATACATTTAATTACTTacaataagagaaaaaaatgcctaaTCTTTCACTAACCATCTTATTGTTCTCATGAATTCAAGAGGTAGCAAAGGTAACAAGTCTGTCCACACAGACTCGCTCTTTAGTGAGGGAGGAAAGctaaaaacatacacacacacaaaaaataaaataaaaaataataaaaaagtaccTAAGGAACTTGTAGCAAGTCCAGCCTACATCAAACCCCCTCCCCGCCCACCCACCCTAGAATTAACCTCAGACCTTCCAGTTCAAACATTCACATAAACGTTACAATggtttttcctttaataaaacaAGTACCTCTAAGCAAAGAATATTCATACGAAACTACTAGAAAAGTAAAGACGACCCCCTGCTCACTGAAAGAAGTTCCCAGGGCATCCAGTCCCTGTTCAGTCATGGGTAAGGCAGAAGaggtttgtgtgttttgtgggAAAAGGTGGCATGTGGTTACGTGTGCCAAGGATAAagatcaaaaccaaaagagGGAGGGATGGTGAAGAGGCATCGCCATTTCTTTTAAGTGAAGCACTCTGGCTGGTGCACACCTAGGTAGACTGCTCTCCCCACCATCGCCAGCCCAGGGGAAGGGTGGTGGGTTCCACCACAGCTATGGCTTTCCCACAGTATCCAAAGGGGCTGCCAACCCTGTGAGATGGTCCACAGACACAGCTTCTGCGCTCGTGAATGCAATGCTATGTTATTTCACAGCTACTTAGGCCACTGAAAAGGTGTACTTCATTTTCGTTTTAATGGCAAGAAATACCCCTACTGAGTTTGGTTTTAAGAGAGGAGGAGAGTAGGGTGACAGTAACAcaaaggaaagagggagggagggaggggggagccaGCAGAGGTCAAAAGTTCCCCATGgtccccctgcctgctccagatAATCGATATGGCAATGAAGTCAATGTGCGCAAAAAGAAGTGGCATTTCTTGCCAATCACCAAGATTTGGAGGGAGAGTTGGACTAAATGCATCAGCTTGGCTGTggacctttctttttttaaaaaaagggaaaaaaggaactttttttttttaaatgttaaagcTACATTTGTTTAGGCCTCCCATGACTGAACAGAGTATGGGGAGTTGcccccttttttgtttgtttttttttcttttttcttttttttttaagcagcaagtCTACAGAAAGGTAAATCACTGCGGATGGGCTCGAAGCTCATTCTGGAGTCTTTGGCTTATGTGGGAGAGGTATGCATTCGCAGGTGGCTGATCAGATTGCGCTGCTGGGTGAATTTCCCACCACACAGTTGACATTCGTAAGGTTTTTCTCCTGAGTGGACACGCATATGCTCTGTCAGTCGGTACTGCCGGGTAAAGCGCATCCCGCATTCCTCGCAAGCAAAGGGCTTGAGCCCTAAGTGGCTGCGCATGTGCCGTGTCATGGTGCCCCGCTGCGTGAACATCTTGCCGCAGATGTTGCAAGGGAAGGGCCGCGTCAGCCAGTGAGTCTTCTCATGCTGCCGCAGCGTGGCTGGATCCTTGTAGCTCTTCTCACATACTGAACATTTGAAGGGCCGGGACTCCGTGGCATAGGGCTGGTTGGGGTTGGACAAATCCTCAGCCTCATCCTTACCGCCGTACGTGCCTTCCTCCTTGATGTAAAGGTCTTCCTCGGTGTGCGTCTCCACATGGGCATTGAGCTGCTCGGAGCTGGGGAAGCCTTTGCCACAGGGGATACAGACATACAGGTTGTCACCGTAGGCCACTGGCTCAAACCCCTCCTGCCGGTAGACATAGTTGGCACTAGTATGCCCGCCACTCTCGCTCTCGCTCTGGCCGCTGTCGTCACTGTTCTCCTTACcattttccacctcctccttacATGGGTAGGGTAGGTCTGCACCGTAGGCCCCGGCCAGACTCCGCTCCACAGACTTGGACAAGGGCCCCAGCAGGATACCGTTGGGCAGCCCTTCACCCTCGTCCCTGTCTTTGCCCCCATCCTTTCGGTCAAAGGCGTTGTCTTTCTTGATCCACTCCTTCTTGCGGGACGAGTGCCGGAGGCCCTTGCGCTGGCTGCTCTCCGTCAATGAGTGGTGGCACTCTTCGCTCAAATCCATCTCCATGGGGTCGCTGCTGTCCGCCATGCTGTGAGGGGCTCCGACTCCAGACTCGTCGAACGATGAGGCACTGTTGGCTGCGGGGGCTGAGGCAGATTGGGGAGAGCCATGCTGGCTTTCGCTGTGCTGCGTGTCATCATGGGAAGCTGCAACAGGGAGCGATGGGCTTTTTTTGGACAGGTCGAGGCCTAGCTCCTGGTCGCCAGTGCTCCCATTCGCACTGCTGCCCCCACCACCGTTCTTACCGGCTCCCCTGCTTAAGGAGTGACAGTTCTCTTGGTTGGAGCTGCTGATAAAGACCTCATCATCAGAGAGCTTTCCCTTTGACAGCTCCTTTGAGTGCGAGCCCTTCAACCCCTCATTTGACCCTGAATAGCGAGCTTGGATGACCGAAGCAGTGGAAAGTCTCTGACTCCTGGCAGATCTCCCAACACCAAGGCCACCGGCCTTGCCAGCAAAGGACTTGCCGTTCCGCTTCAGCTTCTTtctgcagagagctgccagGTCGTGCAGTTGGAGGTAGCTTGCTGCGGTGAGGAGAGCATTAAAGTTCTGTTCACCAGGCTGGTCAGTCGTTAAGAGCTTACCAGTATAAATAAAGTCCAAGATCTGCCGGAACACAGTGGGGTTCACCATGTCCGTGTCTAAGTTAATCAGGTTGTCATGCAGGACAAGGGATTTGAAATAcatgctgctggctgccaggaTGTTCTTATGGGCACGAAACAGGGCATTTTCTACCACAATGATCACATCACAGAGGAAACCTTTGGCTCGTtgctggttcagctgcagtagCAGTTGTTTGGCATGATTTGGCAGTTCCATCTccaccttctcttcctttcacctTCACCTTACCACCTGCAAAACAGGAGGATGAGAGGTGTGAACCTGCTGTTTCCACTTGAACAAGCCTACATTTAATAGACCGGCTTAACATGGTGCAGTCTATGTTAGGCTTGACACTGACTAAGAAGCTCTGTGTACGTTCAGCCCTGCAAGCTGTGATCCTGCTTGGAATACAGAGAGAAGTATTTCTCATGTTAAGGTTTGATTTAAGTCTTTCAAAAATCAGATTTGTAAATATCTTTTTACAAAAGCAATCGTCATTAGCTGGAATTACTATTCAAAAGAGACCAGCAGGAAAACAATAGTTAGGTACAGGGGAAGGCTGTTTCCCTCTCCTGACACAAATCTGAAGGGAGGATgaggagcaaggaaaaaaggaagaaaaaagaagcatctACTTCACTTCCATTTGCATATCTGAGCATGTAGAATAATTAGCATAAGCTGCAGCTTTCCTGCTTTAACATGTAGTTTGTTTCTTGGCTCTTACATGTTGAAATCTTACAAcacccagctgctctggggTTGAGAAAATGACATGTAGCAACTAAATCCATTGAAGATGGAACTAATCACACTGAGGTGTGAATGGGAAATCTCCTTAAGAGTATGAAAGGCTGCTTTAAAAACCACCCCCCTGGCAATGTCTATATCCCAGTCCATTGAGATGAAGGGCTAGAATCAACCCTGAACTGGCTGAAATTCAGGATGCTGAGCTAGCTAAGTGCCACCAAATGTCTTCAACAatctgaaactgttttcttaaGTTAATTCTGCCCTGCCTTTAGTTTTGAAGGAATTTTGTTTAAACTGATAAAGTAACCTATCTCGAGTCATAGTCTCTCTACCCTGAAGTactgggaagagaggaagattGTGGTTACCTCTGTCTAGTTCATGTATTTCACAAACAGTATTCACTATGTGTTTTAGTTTAGATATTTCTATTGGCTTTCCCAGTAGTATGGACTGTATGAAATACCTAGTTTGAGGCGTATCAGAACTAATTACAATTGCACGTTTGGTAGGTACTACAATACATAAAAACTAGGATTTAAATCTGGGGCTGCATTCAGGAATCCAAGATCAGTTTTTTAACTAacttacttgattttttttgtttgaaagtgTCAACTACTACTTGTAATTTATCTGTTAAAGTTGatttaaaatagtttctgaGGTTCAAATGTAGGAACTAAATACCAAACATACAACAGCCACCTTTAGCCTTccacttccttccttccttccccagttCATCTTATTACcgaaacagatttcttttactGAAGGAGGAGCAGGCCGTAAGTCCATACAAATGAAGAGCTtgaattttctcttaaaatcaTCATCAGttaatgtttttattgcttGTGAGTCCCATTACCGCATTCTGTCCCATCAGATTTCAAATGATGAAGCATTAGCCTGCATTATCTTCCCTCTGTGTCAAGTATGTGTAcacaagaaaaagtaaataagtaGTGATACTgtcaatattaaaaataacctCCCTCAAACCTGATTTTCACTAACCGGTGATAAATAGATTTAATTTGGCAGAAGGGTGGTACATTTACATCATCCATTTCCGCACAACAAAAAGGTTTTGCTTTATGAAAAAAGCTAccaaaaagtaaattaatgcAATTTTTCCTCCAATTTTGCTGCCTGACTAGCCTGGTGCTTATATTTTTACCAACAGATGTGCCAAGCAGGTGCCTCCTTTCTTCCACAGGACACATTTCTTGGTTAGCTGGTCAGCCTGCTGCTTGGTCACACATTTGGTAGAATTTTGCGGCCCCTGTTCAGTGCACCAGCACCTAATTCAGCATCCACGCGGATCTCAGTGCCTCATCACCTGGACCCACAGCTAAAAtggctgctctgcttttttgttcCATATAGTTTCAGCAATGAATGGGAACCAAAGAAGATGGTGGATTCACCAGTGTGCCTTTGTGCACATTAATGTTGTTCCCAGAGGTGGCTGGCTTTAGAAAGGGTGGCAGCCAAAAGGAGGAAATACAGGTTTGCCATGGTGCTAGCCAGTTATTTCTTCTCCATCTATAGTGTTTCTGTCATAGAAACTCACCCTGCAGCATCACAAAAATGTGATAGAGACAGGGATTACCAGCACTGAACAGTGTTGagcactttaaaaacaagttttcctGTCTTAGTTACATCAGAGTTGCAGCATGCAGGCAATGTGTCTGGTTCTAGTGGCTTGCTTCCAGAATTGCTGATTAAGAGGAAGAAGCAACAGCACAGAGGCACCAAATACCCACTTTTATCTAGCCAGGCCAGTAACAGCACTTACTTCTGGCTCACCGAGATATATTGATAGGGAAGGACAAAAACATGGCTTGCAACATAACACAGCGtctatatatataaatgcaTCCTGCTCAAGAACAGCAAGAGACAGCCTACTACTACACTGTTTTCACTACAAACATAATGGTGCTTCTCCATGCACATAACACTCAAAATCCCTGGATATGATTTTTAGGTGTTCCATAAAGGGCAAATAcgggaaaggaaaggaaacagcacAGCCAATATTTTTTggctacacagaaaaaaaaaagtatgtcaCTGAAGTAAAAGCGAGCTTATTTCCCATTCATGTGGCACTTGAAGCAGAGGTCTAGAAATCTCTGTATAGGTGTTTGTGTAGGCCTTTGTAAAGAGTCAAGGCTTGCTGCAGCTACtgatgggaaatattttttgatttttacttctgtttttttctt
This sequence is a window from Pelecanus crispus isolate bPelCri1 chromosome 11, bPelCri1.pri, whole genome shotgun sequence. Protein-coding genes within it:
- the HIC2 gene encoding hypermethylated in cancer 2 protein; the encoded protein is MELPNHAKQLLLQLNQQRAKGFLCDVIIVVENALFRAHKNILAASSMYFKSLVLHDNLINLDTDMVNPTVFRQILDFIYTGKLLTTDQPGEQNFNALLTAASYLQLHDLAALCRKKLKRNGKSFAGKAGGLGVGRSARSQRLSTASVIQARYSGSNEGLKGSHSKELSKGKLSDDEVFISSSNQENCHSLSRGAGKNGGGGSSANGSTGDQELGLDLSKKSPSLPVAASHDDTQHSESQHGSPQSASAPAANSASSFDESGVGAPHSMADSSDPMEMDLSEECHHSLTESSQRKGLRHSSRKKEWIKKDNAFDRKDGGKDRDEGEGLPNGILLGPLSKSVERSLAGAYGADLPYPCKEEVENGKENSDDSGQSESESGGHTSANYVYRQEGFEPVAYGDNLYVCIPCGKGFPSSEQLNAHVETHTEEDLYIKEEGTYGGKDEAEDLSNPNQPYATESRPFKCSVCEKSYKDPATLRQHEKTHWLTRPFPCNICGKMFTQRGTMTRHMRSHLGLKPFACEECGMRFTRQYRLTEHMRVHSGEKPYECQLCGGKFTQQRNLISHLRMHTSPT